In Methanomicrobiales archaeon, the following are encoded in one genomic region:
- a CDS encoding helix-turn-helix transcriptional regulator, with product MRDLETEILEVLEENPCHVYELKYRLESRNIQKSHSDLYKILRSLEKRALVAHTRAASSKGPERKVYGLTGEGSRALEDAVRGGVLLLYRTYIQHLAAQAGEQIALEVEAGARHAALVLSPFAASRKDPWVAAARGCLQGAERLYLVDNGQGADHPGFHRLAGDAAQLPFPDERLDLILAPWLSATDLEAALDEISRVLDPDGTLVTLLPIARETVEDSLLVEFLVREIGRRHPHFVPRSRLDFIRDLDSFFHVMIIPCREGSLFICRKEEP from the coding sequence ATGCGAGATCTGGAGACGGAGATCCTCGAGGTGCTCGAGGAGAATCCCTGTCACGTCTACGAGCTGAAGTACCGGCTGGAGTCGCGGAACATCCAGAAGAGCCACTCCGATCTCTACAAGATCCTGCGGAGCCTGGAGAAGCGGGCCCTTGTCGCCCACACGAGGGCGGCGAGCAGTAAGGGGCCGGAGCGCAAGGTGTACGGCCTGACCGGGGAGGGGAGCCGGGCGCTCGAAGATGCGGTGCGGGGGGGAGTCCTGCTGCTCTACCGCACCTACATCCAGCACCTGGCGGCCCAGGCGGGCGAGCAGATCGCCCTGGAGGTGGAGGCGGGTGCACGCCATGCGGCGCTCGTCCTCTCCCCCTTCGCAGCCTCGCGGAAGGATCCCTGGGTGGCGGCCGCCAGAGGGTGCCTGCAGGGTGCAGAGAGGCTCTACCTGGTGGACAACGGGCAGGGTGCGGACCATCCCGGCTTCCACCGCCTCGCCGGCGATGCCGCGCAGCTCCCGTTCCCCGACGAGAGGCTGGACCTGATCCTGGCCCCCTGGCTATCGGCAACGGATCTCGAGGCGGCGCTCGACGAGATCTCCCGTGTTCTGGATCCGGACGGGACGCTGGTCACCCTGCTCCCGATCGCACGGGAGACGGTGGAGGACTCCCTGCTCGTCGAGTTCCTGGTGCGGGAGATCGGGCGGCGCCACCCCCACTTCGTGCCCCGCTCCCGCCTCGACTTCATCCGCGACCTGGACAGTTTCTTCCACGTGATGATCATCCCCTGCCGGGAGGGATCCCTCTTCATCTGCAGGAAAGAGGAGCCGTGA